The following coding sequences are from one Elusimicrobium minutum Pei191 window:
- a CDS encoding pilus assembly protein PilM, which yields MNRFVTKILGVEKEIEEDCLGLYISPTDIFIAQTTRKNNNTVIEGLIRVAVPPFDKSILKPLDLNENFFTNSEIWLTPLKNIMEKKKWKTKRVVVSLSSSFSILRHFVMPDIERKYWKQSIPLQARKYIHYPFEKGSYSYYVYNVETAITKQKKLGVVFAMTGKKIVDSIKDGLKNIGYEAIAIELSAFSVERAYHAMDKEAVEGKGRIYSFFGVDTAELLFVNGNVPLLLRGLDISGPLPIERRRLEISNYTDFISKQLERDPFEEAVIMGHNTYEWTHVLEADARKPVRFWNMKEGLGIEPKTIGEVSAIGACSKFIDDTLPDVDVSGKKRINKQEVSAVLTMWKIAIFAVICFIGLNIWGKYQVIQVNEALKKAQQSAIHNVDFAGMDAGSILSLSESMERKITEYNKVLNSFTFTPVFEALAKITPPEIWISKFTYREPYSIKDGAQPPNIEMEGYISSPQGEWKYDIDLGNKFKDLIASAPAFAPMCKAGPGNKGVEISFPVETNVSGGGGIESKGTRFILRCQNQAGARR from the coding sequence ATGAATAGGTTTGTTACAAAAATATTGGGCGTTGAAAAAGAGATAGAAGAAGATTGTTTGGGTTTATATATAAGCCCGACAGATATTTTCATAGCCCAGACAACAAGGAAAAATAACAACACGGTTATAGAAGGTCTTATAAGGGTGGCGGTACCTCCTTTTGATAAGAGTATTCTTAAACCGCTTGATTTAAATGAAAACTTTTTCACTAATTCCGAAATATGGCTTACGCCTTTAAAAAATATAATGGAAAAAAAGAAGTGGAAAACAAAAAGAGTTGTTGTTTCTTTATCTTCAAGTTTTTCCATTTTGAGGCATTTTGTAATGCCGGATATAGAAAGGAAATATTGGAAACAATCTATTCCTTTGCAGGCAAGAAAGTATATACATTATCCTTTTGAAAAAGGTTCTTACTCCTATTATGTATATAATGTAGAGACAGCCATTACCAAACAAAAAAAACTTGGCGTTGTTTTTGCTATGACAGGCAAAAAAATAGTTGATTCCATAAAAGACGGTTTAAAAAATATAGGCTATGAAGCTATAGCCATAGAACTTTCCGCTTTTTCAGTTGAAAGGGCTTACCACGCTATGGATAAAGAAGCCGTTGAGGGCAAAGGCAGGATTTATTCTTTCTTTGGCGTTGATACTGCCGAACTCCTGTTTGTAAATGGTAATGTTCCGTTACTTTTAAGGGGATTGGATATTTCAGGTCCTTTGCCTATTGAAAGAAGAAGGCTTGAAATAAGTAACTATACTGATTTTATTTCCAAGCAGCTTGAGAGAGACCCTTTTGAGGAAGCCGTAATCATGGGGCATAATACCTATGAGTGGACGCATGTTTTAGAAGCTGATGCCAGAAAACCGGTACGCTTTTGGAATATGAAAGAAGGTTTGGGAATTGAACCTAAAACAATAGGCGAAGTTTCCGCTATAGGCGCATGTTCTAAGTTTATTGATGATACCTTGCCAGATGTCGACGTAAGTGGTAAAAAACGTATTAACAAACAGGAAGTATCGGCAGTACTTACAATGTGGAAAATAGCCATTTTTGCGGTTATTTGCTTTATAGGTTTAAATATATGGGGTAAATATCAGGTAATACAGGTAAACGAAGCCTTAAAAAAGGCGCAGCAAAGCGCCATCCATAACGTCGATTTTGCCGGTATGGATGCGGGCAGCATTTTATCTTTATCTGAAAGTATGGAAAGAAAAATAACGGAATATAACAAGGTTCTTAATTCTTTCACCTTTACTCCTGTTTTTGAAGCTCTTGCGAAAATTACGCCTCCCGAAATATGGATATCAAAATTTACATATAGGGAACCATACAGCATTAAAGACGGAGCACAACCGCCAAATATAGAGATGGAAGGTTATATCTCTTCGCCCCAGGGGGAATGGAAATATGACATTGATCTTGGCAATAAGTTTAAGGATTTGATTGCTTCAGCGCCTGCTTTTGCCCCAATGTGTAAGGCCGGGCCGGGGAATAAAGGGGTGGAAATATCATTTCCCGTGGAGACGAACGTTTCCGGCGGCGGCGGAATTGAAAGTAAAGGTACCAGATTTATTTTAAGATGCCAAAATCAAGCGGGGGCAAGAAGATAA
- the pilO gene encoding type 4a pilus biogenesis protein PilO, translating to MDLKNLFPKKPKAKVTQAGNPGLELTPVTLKPKKENPLVVSLKEGFKNINVVAAEGNYKVFAKPVLFGVIVCFALYYYNGGNAAIINQKNALISSLRTQKEKMVSYEQNKEKILEVEGFFPDIAGKNEWLITEIIDVFDRNNMRQTFTGPQQEEAGDILTAAAMGVSLKGSYYNIGKLVSDIENRKNLMKVQELNLIKDDKDLGLNNVTMKIGTIFPKERIAAKKGEGK from the coding sequence ATGGATTTGAAGAATTTATTTCCCAAAAAGCCTAAAGCTAAGGTAACCCAAGCCGGAAATCCCGGGCTTGAACTTACTCCTGTAACGTTAAAACCTAAAAAAGAAAATCCATTAGTGGTTTCTTTAAAAGAAGGTTTTAAAAATATAAACGTTGTGGCCGCGGAAGGCAACTATAAAGTTTTTGCTAAGCCGGTATTGTTTGGCGTTATAGTTTGTTTCGCGCTTTATTATTATAACGGCGGAAATGCCGCTATAATAAACCAGAAAAATGCTCTAATATCATCTTTAAGAACACAGAAAGAAAAAATGGTAAGTTACGAACAAAATAAAGAGAAGATATTGGAAGTTGAAGGGTTTTTCCCAGATATTGCGGGTAAAAACGAATGGCTTATTACTGAAATTATTGACGTTTTCGACAGAAATAATATGAGGCAGACTTTTACCGGCCCCCAACAGGAAGAAGCGGGTGATATTTTAACTGCCGCCGCGATGGGTGTTTCTTTAAAAGGGTCTTATTACAATATAGGCAAACTGGTTTCAGATATTGAAAACAGAAAAAATTTAATGAAAGTGCAGGAACTTAATCTTATCAAAGATGATAAAGATTTGGGTCTTAACAACGTTACTATGAAAATCGGCACTATATTTCCCAAAGAAAGGATTGCCGCTAAAAAAGGCGAGGGGAAATAA
- a CDS encoding secretin N-terminal domain-containing protein: MKRSLIAVWAFAAALCLTSASIAWAQNVNLELPKDEPAPKSGGFAAANAESSLYKDTEANSPLDRKVSIRVASVPIATFLNSISAQAKINFIMSEEFANKKVTASLNNITVREALDTLLRVQGLTYQRIGKSDSYVVTKRSSDSPNTITKVYTLNYISLQGSNSTGNTNSPQSTFASSLNVNPNEQRSDMENLAEMVTDSARKGATGSDFLTIIQSVMSSQGKIAIDPRTNKLIVTDIPEIFPQLENILAELDIKPPQVLIEAQIIEVNKSSGLEIGLSYGGTDGTIFKFTGPARGVDIDYVKGNGVSGWGYIFPPAGTGTGGSSGGDSGGGSTDGSGGNSNSPKDAFLDFSSFSIVLKSLLTRGEAKYLGKPKVVTINNQPAVIESTRDAAVGFASNLSGNTGSTNVVSQTAERKTVGLTLKVTPQVNKEGYITLLIEPSYSSVANSAVSDGTKDTLNRSASTLVRVKNGQTVVLGGLLSSREILEDRKVPLLGDIPLIGWLFTQRSTTKETTDMVIFVTPTILAD, encoded by the coding sequence ATGAAAAGGAGTTTAATTGCTGTTTGGGCTTTTGCAGCGGCGCTTTGTTTGACAAGCGCAAGTATAGCATGGGCTCAAAATGTTAATTTGGAGTTACCTAAGGATGAACCCGCCCCTAAATCCGGCGGTTTCGCCGCCGCTAATGCGGAGTCATCTCTGTATAAAGATACAGAGGCCAACTCACCGTTAGACAGAAAAGTTTCTATCAGAGTGGCAAGCGTTCCGATAGCTACGTTTCTTAACAGTATTTCAGCGCAGGCTAAAATAAACTTTATTATGAGTGAGGAATTTGCCAATAAAAAAGTTACAGCTTCACTTAATAATATTACAGTGAGAGAGGCGCTTGACACATTACTTCGCGTGCAGGGACTTACTTACCAGCGTATAGGTAAAAGCGACAGCTATGTCGTTACCAAACGTTCAAGTGATTCACCTAACACAATTACAAAAGTTTATACATTAAACTATATTTCACTTCAAGGCAGCAACAGCACCGGCAATACAAACTCGCCACAATCAACTTTTGCCTCCAGCCTTAACGTCAACCCCAATGAACAAAGAAGCGACATGGAAAACCTTGCCGAAATGGTTACAGACAGCGCGAGAAAAGGCGCCACCGGCAGCGATTTCTTAACAATCATTCAAAGTGTAATGTCCTCACAGGGTAAAATAGCTATTGACCCGAGAACAAATAAACTTATTGTTACCGATATTCCTGAAATTTTTCCGCAGTTGGAAAACATTTTAGCTGAACTTGATATCAAACCTCCGCAGGTTTTGATTGAAGCGCAAATTATTGAAGTAAACAAATCAAGCGGTTTGGAAATAGGTTTAAGCTACGGCGGTACGGACGGCACAATATTTAAATTTACAGGTCCCGCAAGAGGCGTTGATATTGATTATGTTAAAGGTAACGGCGTAAGCGGCTGGGGTTATATTTTCCCTCCCGCAGGTACGGGTACGGGCGGTAGCTCCGGCGGCGACAGCGGTGGTGGAAGCACTGACGGCAGCGGCGGCAACAGCAACTCCCCTAAAGACGCTTTCTTAGATTTTTCTTCATTTTCAATCGTGCTTAAATCACTTTTGACAAGAGGCGAAGCAAAGTACCTTGGTAAGCCTAAAGTTGTTACAATAAACAACCAACCCGCGGTTATCGAATCAACAAGAGACGCGGCTGTGGGTTTCGCAAGTAATTTGTCAGGCAACACAGGCAGCACAAACGTTGTAAGCCAGACAGCTGAAAGAAAAACTGTGGGTTTAACCCTTAAAGTTACGCCCCAGGTTAACAAAGAGGGGTATATTACCCTTCTTATCGAACCTTCTTATTCTTCAGTCGCAAACTCTGCCGTAAGTGATGGTACGAAAGATACGCTTAACAGAAGCGCAAGCACTCTTGTACGCGTTAAAAACGGACAGACAGTTGTATTGGGCGGCTTATTGTCTTCAAGAGAAATCTTAGAAGACAGGAAAGTTCCTTTACTTGGTGATATTCCTTTAATAGGTTGGTTATTTACACAAAGATCAACAACTAAAGAAACAACCGATATGGTTATTTTTGTAACGCCTACAATCTTGGCGGACTAA
- a CDS encoding GspE/PulE family protein, protein MSRKLDDILIDSGIINAEQLKKATLYANQNNVSLGDATIKLGFATEEQITIALSKHFSVPYASKENNILIPEKEQNLQDVVNEKFARENMVLPLFLEEGVLAIAMYDPSNVFLVDNVKMMTGYDIQPFIASKSQILTAIDVFYGGKDLIEEVVVGNAAVKEEEGDDIEVISVEGKLDLDTLKGSGSHYIKLVNAILKQAISERTSDIHLEMFDEMVSLRFRIDGALYERTPPPKESVAAIISRIKILSKLDIAEKRLPQDGSFAIKYQNRTIEVRVSVCPTVFGEKLVLRILDKGTSVLTIERLGFEPRQREDFLSAANLPHGLIFLTGPTGSGKSTTLNAVLSTIKTTELNFMTLEDPVEYKLQGISQVQVKPQIGLTFAAGLRSFLRQDPDVILVGEVRDNETAESCLKAALTGHLVLSTLHTNEALGAIPRLIDMGMEAFLLSSSLALVAAQRLIRKLCPHCRRPFTPSPELVEQALRESKLPPGDKDTWTFYQKVGCPKCSETGYLGRMAIYEVFKINEEMRNIIYKTQDLIDLNRAAERSGAWNLRASGWRKAVKGLTTHEEILSVTTLEE, encoded by the coding sequence ATGAGCAGAAAACTAGATGATATTTTAATCGATTCCGGCATTATAAACGCTGAGCAGCTTAAAAAGGCCACATTGTACGCCAACCAAAACAATGTTTCTTTGGGCGACGCTACTATTAAACTCGGCTTCGCTACGGAAGAGCAAATAACAATTGCGCTCTCAAAACACTTTTCCGTTCCTTACGCTTCCAAAGAAAATAACATTTTAATACCTGAAAAGGAACAAAACCTGCAAGATGTTGTAAATGAAAAATTTGCCAGGGAAAACATGGTTCTTCCTTTATTTTTGGAAGAAGGCGTTTTGGCTATAGCAATGTATGACCCTTCAAACGTTTTTTTAGTTGATAACGTAAAAATGATGACCGGCTATGATATCCAACCGTTTATCGCCAGTAAATCCCAAATTTTAACCGCTATTGACGTTTTTTACGGTGGTAAAGACTTAATTGAAGAAGTTGTTGTAGGCAACGCCGCCGTTAAAGAGGAAGAAGGGGACGACATTGAAGTTATTTCCGTAGAAGGAAAGCTTGACTTAGATACTTTAAAAGGCAGCGGATCGCACTACATTAAACTTGTTAACGCTATTTTAAAGCAAGCTATTTCGGAAAGAACTTCCGATATTCACTTGGAAATGTTTGACGAAATGGTCAGCTTGCGTTTCAGAATCGACGGCGCGCTTTATGAAAGAACCCCGCCTCCTAAGGAAAGCGTTGCGGCTATTATTTCCCGTATTAAAATTTTATCTAAGTTAGACATTGCCGAAAAGCGTTTACCGCAAGACGGCAGCTTCGCCATAAAGTACCAGAACAGAACCATTGAAGTCCGTGTTTCGGTTTGTCCCACGGTGTTTGGCGAAAAGCTGGTTCTTCGTATTTTGGATAAAGGTACCAGCGTTCTTACTATTGAAAGGCTTGGCTTTGAGCCCAGACAAAGGGAAGACTTTTTATCTGCGGCTAACTTACCGCACGGGTTGATATTTCTTACAGGGCCTACAGGTTCGGGTAAATCAACCACGCTTAACGCCGTTTTATCAACAATTAAAACCACTGAACTTAACTTTATGACGCTGGAAGATCCTGTAGAATATAAACTTCAGGGTATAAGCCAGGTGCAGGTTAAACCACAAATCGGTTTAACTTTTGCCGCGGGCCTGCGTTCTTTTCTCCGCCAAGATCCTGACGTTATCTTGGTAGGTGAAGTCCGCGATAATGAAACGGCCGAATCATGTTTAAAAGCCGCTCTTACAGGCCACTTAGTGCTTTCAACGCTGCACACTAACGAAGCTTTGGGTGCGATTCCGCGTCTTATTGATATGGGTATGGAGGCGTTCTTGCTTTCCAGCTCTTTAGCTTTAGTGGCGGCGCAGCGTCTTATCAGAAAGCTTTGTCCGCATTGCAGGCGTCCTTTTACGCCTTCACCTGAGCTTGTTGAACAGGCTTTAAGGGAATCAAAGCTTCCTCCCGGGGATAAAGACACGTGGACTTTTTACCAAAAGGTAGGCTGTCCCAAATGCAGCGAAACCGGGTATTTAGGCCGTATGGCTATTTATGAAGTTTTTAAAATCAATGAGGAAATGAGAAATATTATTTATAAAACGCAGGACCTTATTGACCTTAACCGGGCTGCTGAAAGGTCCGGCGCGTGGAACCTTCGCGCGAGCGGTTGGAGAAAGGCCGTTAAAGGGTTAACAACACATGAGGAAATTTTATCCGTCACCACGTTGGAAGAATAG
- a CDS encoding type II secretion system F family protein yields the protein MAKYSYVVKDHTGKSFKGSLQADSRDKAVGILQEHGYIILEVKEAGGKGALFGGTKPQKGKGTNSKVKSHILAFFAEQLSTLISGGVPLVRAITLLGEHASDPNLGYVLQQIAKDIASGSSFYTALEKHPKTFDHIWLSLVQAGEVGGQLAGTLMQIAVYIKTQDAVRSKIITAVSYPAILFIMSVGVLIYFIVFIVPTFATIFAESNMELPAITQAVLLISHLITHRLPWIIGTLVVAIVAFNVYIRGDAGKKNWHSFLLNIPLLGAFLKNMYYERMLSTLSTLLKSGVTILNSITVLENAFAGNIIIRNALREAKKDVSEGKSISDSFKDTGVFPGMMTEMMRMGEESGRLPNIIDTLAKFYNDHVNQFIARFSAVIDPILIIGVGVIIGIVVMSIFMPIFKMSQMGSNM from the coding sequence ATGGCTAAATATTCATATGTAGTTAAAGATCATACAGGCAAATCTTTTAAAGGCAGCCTTCAGGCTGACTCAAGGGATAAAGCCGTAGGTATATTACAGGAGCACGGGTATATTATTCTTGAAGTTAAAGAAGCGGGCGGAAAAGGGGCTCTCTTCGGTGGAACAAAACCCCAAAAAGGCAAAGGAACTAACAGTAAGGTTAAATCGCACATTTTGGCCTTTTTCGCTGAACAACTTTCAACTCTTATTTCCGGCGGCGTACCATTGGTAAGAGCTATTACGCTTTTGGGTGAACACGCTTCAGACCCTAACTTGGGTTACGTTTTACAGCAAATAGCTAAAGATATTGCCTCAGGCTCTTCTTTTTATACCGCTTTGGAAAAACACCCCAAAACGTTTGACCATATTTGGCTTTCCCTGGTGCAGGCGGGTGAAGTAGGCGGACAGCTTGCCGGCACATTGATGCAGATTGCGGTTTATATTAAAACGCAGGACGCTGTCAGAAGTAAAATTATTACGGCTGTTTCCTACCCGGCGATTTTGTTTATCATGTCGGTAGGCGTATTAATTTACTTTATCGTTTTTATCGTCCCTACGTTTGCCACTATTTTTGCAGAGTCAAACATGGAACTTCCCGCCATTACTCAGGCGGTACTTTTAATTTCACATTTAATTACACACAGATTACCTTGGATTATAGGCACATTGGTTGTGGCTATCGTAGCGTTTAACGTTTACATACGCGGTGACGCGGGTAAAAAGAACTGGCACTCATTTCTTCTTAATATACCTTTATTAGGCGCATTTTTAAAGAACATGTATTATGAGCGTATGCTTTCCACTCTTTCCACGCTTTTAAAAAGCGGTGTTACAATTCTTAACTCCATTACGGTTCTTGAAAACGCTTTTGCCGGCAACATCATAATAAGAAACGCTTTAAGAGAGGCCAAAAAAGACGTTTCCGAAGGCAAGTCTATTTCGGATTCTTTTAAAGACACAGGTGTTTTCCCTGGTATGATGACCGAGATGATGAGAATGGGTGAGGAATCCGGACGTTTACCTAATATTATTGACACTTTGGCCAAGTTTTATAATGACCACGTTAACCAGTTTATAGCCCGTTTTTCGGCGGTTATTGACCCTATACTTATTATCGGCGTAGGCGTTATTATAGGTATAGTTGTTATGTCAATTTTCATGCCTATATTTAAAATGTCTCAAATGGGCAGCAACATGTAA
- a CDS encoding prepilin-type N-terminal cleavage/methylation domain-containing protein codes for MIKKNGFTLVELLVVVVIVTLAVVIAVPSFRNAQENTRNQRAQAVLIEIASAVQTFRMYDSNNISGQVTRDTLAAACIAGSVGCLAKHNLLKDIAWDDATGKTYQGYSFFVCPKTGSGVQCCDNNNKLACMKSGKTSGRYKSTKSAWVDKFSVYDNNYDLTEEVN; via the coding sequence ATGATTAAGAAAAACGGGTTTACATTAGTTGAGCTCTTGGTTGTTGTCGTTATAGTTACGCTTGCGGTTGTCATAGCGGTGCCTTCTTTTAGGAACGCGCAGGAAAATACCCGCAACCAGCGGGCCCAGGCGGTTTTAATTGAAATAGCTTCCGCCGTGCAGACTTTCAGAATGTATGACAGCAATAATATAAGCGGGCAGGTAACCAGAGATACTTTGGCTGCCGCTTGTATCGCAGGTTCTGTGGGATGCCTTGCTAAACATAATCTTTTAAAAGACATAGCGTGGGATGATGCTACGGGAAAAACTTACCAGGGGTATAGTTTTTTCGTTTGCCCTAAAACAGGTTCAGGCGTCCAATGCTGTGATAATAACAATAAATTGGCTTGCATGAAAAGCGGCAAAACATCCGGGCGTTATAAGTCAACAAAAAGCGCTTGGGTTGATAAATTTAGCGTCTATGATAATAACTATGATTTAACTGAAGAGGTTAATTAA
- a CDS encoding type IV pilin protein, which translates to MGKITNILNKKITPLNGSSGFTMMELLVIFILVAVLAQIAIVAYRRSVEDAKLDRAKAIFEEVMLGHQKFMIDNPSARLNSGPLNLVTKGSCDLGNRYTGFGGTIFSPNVLINCGYVQARNWAEADFIFNICGVSSFNNCATGIGGTMVGKESAGRYKDKVFLYYTSQGVVAK; encoded by the coding sequence ATGGGTAAAATTACTAATATACTTAATAAAAAAATAACGCCTCTTAACGGTAGTTCCGGTTTTACGATGATGGAGCTTTTGGTTATTTTTATTCTTGTGGCTGTTTTAGCGCAGATAGCGATAGTAGCTTACAGGCGTTCCGTGGAAGACGCTAAACTGGACCGCGCTAAAGCTATTTTTGAAGAAGTTATGCTTGGGCACCAAAAGTTTATGATTGATAATCCTTCGGCTAGGCTAAACTCCGGCCCTCTTAACCTTGTTACAAAGGGCAGTTGTGATCTGGGTAACAGATATACGGGTTTCGGCGGCACAATATTTTCCCCTAACGTGCTTATTAACTGCGGTTATGTTCAGGCAAGAAATTGGGCCGAGGCTGACTTTATTTTTAATATTTGCGGAGTATCAAGTTTTAATAACTGCGCTACCGGTATAGGCGGAACTATGGTGGGTAAAGAAAGCGCCGGCAGATATAAAGATAAAGTTTTTCTTTATTATACTTCTCAAGGGGTGGTGGCTAAATGA
- a CDS encoding prepilin-type N-terminal cleavage/methylation domain-containing protein, translating into MMKTNKKGFTLVELLVVILIIGILASLAVVSYRDSLKDSRLNEAKIALGKIGQANYNFIKDYPVIARNIPIGGHVTNAVTNSGDALCEVNLGNTSVLTRCGYINKDNWDRLAYNIYVCNLATGAGGGCCNVNRLATMKQKGVTNTYCAWLNASTLEIEEENKDKLQ; encoded by the coding sequence ATGATGAAAACAAATAAAAAAGGGTTTACGTTGGTTGAACTTTTGGTTGTTATTTTAATTATAGGCATTTTAGCTTCCTTGGCCGTTGTTTCCTACCGCGACAGCTTAAAAGACAGCAGGCTTAATGAAGCAAAAATAGCCCTTGGCAAAATAGGGCAGGCTAATTATAATTTTATTAAAGATTATCCCGTTATAGCCAGGAACATTCCCATAGGCGGGCATGTAACGAACGCGGTCACAAATTCAGGGGATGCGCTTTGTGAAGTAAACCTTGGCAATACAAGCGTGCTTACAAGGTGCGGTTATATAAATAAAGACAATTGGGACAGGCTTGCATATAATATTTATGTTTGCAATCTGGCTACAGGCGCAGGCGGCGGCTGCTGTAATGTGAACAGGCTGGCTACCATGAAACAAAAAGGGGTTACAAATACTTATTGCGCCTGGCTTAACGCTTCAACTTTAGAAATTGAAGAAGAAAATAAGGATAAATTACAATGA
- a CDS encoding type IV pilus modification PilV family protein, which produces MINKNKKGFTLIEILVALFLTGLVMAGLVGLWVATSNFASSSREELLYKNAFSIASKRIQKDISESTDVGFNSFTCNSEAHKQVFMQVYKNFIPGANARCVKTDIPASIVIFCYNTKNQTIYRRENAISCSGGAVSMVCDCDDLSSYDDFLVRNVTSIPVASQSTTINGVNLRFTSEVKVGKNRRPISLVFDKSFAYLKSW; this is translated from the coding sequence ATGATTAATAAAAATAAAAAAGGTTTTACTCTTATTGAGATTTTGGTAGCTTTGTTTTTAACCGGTCTTGTAATGGCAGGGCTTGTAGGGTTGTGGGTTGCGACATCTAATTTCGCTTCGTCAAGTCGTGAGGAGCTTTTGTATAAAAATGCTTTTTCAATAGCTTCTAAAAGAATACAAAAAGATATAAGCGAATCTACTGACGTCGGTTTTAATAGTTTTACCTGTAATTCGGAAGCTCACAAACAGGTTTTTATGCAGGTATATAAAAATTTTATACCGGGCGCGAACGCGCGTTGTGTTAAAACGGATATTCCCGCAAGCATTGTTATTTTTTGTTACAACACAAAAAACCAGACTATATACAGAAGAGAAAATGCAATATCTTGCAGCGGCGGCGCGGTAAGCATGGTTTGTGACTGCGACGATTTAAGCAGCTATGACGACTTTTTGGTCCGTAACGTAACTTCAATACCCGTGGCTTCGCAGTCAACAACTATAAACGGTGTTAATTTAAGATTTACAAGCGAGGTAAAAGTTGGTAAAAACAGACGTCCGATAAGTCTTGTTTTCGATAAATCTTTTGCCTATCTTAAATCATGGTAG
- the lptB gene encoding LPS export ABC transporter ATP-binding protein — protein MQLRSKAIEKVYKQRRVVKGVDINVKSGEIVGLLGPNGAGKTTSFYMLVGFIEPTAGQVFIDDTDVTQLPMFERARHGLGYLAQEPTIFKGLTVEENLLAVLERIEPDVNKRKERVAGLLEEFGLTKLTKQKAWTLSGGEKRRMEIARCMISDPKIILLDEPFVGIDPITVSDLRQMIFKLKDKGIGVLITDHNVRETLPLTERAYLIYDGQILVEGDQDTLLNDSNARKLYLGEDFKM, from the coding sequence ATGCAATTACGTTCTAAAGCCATAGAAAAAGTTTATAAACAAAGACGCGTTGTTAAAGGCGTTGATATAAATGTTAAATCAGGTGAAATTGTTGGTCTTTTAGGTCCCAACGGCGCCGGCAAAACAACAAGTTTTTATATGCTTGTGGGTTTTATAGAACCTACCGCCGGGCAAGTGTTTATAGACGATACGGACGTTACCCAGCTTCCTATGTTTGAACGCGCCAGGCACGGGCTTGGCTATTTAGCGCAGGAGCCTACAATATTTAAAGGTTTAACCGTTGAGGAAAACCTTCTTGCGGTGCTTGAACGAATTGAACCGGACGTTAATAAAAGAAAAGAACGCGTAGCCGGCCTGCTTGAGGAATTTGGGCTTACAAAACTCACAAAACAAAAGGCATGGACATTATCCGGCGGTGAAAAAAGACGTATGGAAATAGCAAGATGTATGATAAGCGACCCTAAAATTATTTTACTTGACGAACCGTTTGTTGGCATCGACCCGATTACCGTTTCAGATTTAAGGCAAATGATTTTTAAACTTAAAGATAAAGGAATAGGCGTTCTTATTACAGACCATAACGTACGCGAAACTTTGCCTCTAACCGAGAGAGCTTACCTTATTTACGACGGACAAATACTTGTGGAAGGCGATCAAGATACACTGCTTAATGACTCCAACGCGCGCAAGCTTTATCTGGGCGAAGATTTTAAAATGTAG
- a CDS encoding LptA/OstA family protein yields the protein MNKILKIFFCVLLFSCALNAQEIPAELLGGMLKSDSWVIKRDLQQEIFTGNVRFDSGMYKLNADKVISNRKNNTVSIIGNAYLFNRLKTGETIELFSDKILFNTKNRKGSASKVQNPVNIIYQMPEEYKLDILSNYAHIDGIKSTINLKEDVKIKYTTPASFILGYADSAFIDRANRNAVFEGSVEFDNTEYTLYAGKVSYEGSKNEITIERNYPLILAANEDITGALQSDFIKINTLTKKVHARGRVSGWVAPSN from the coding sequence ATGAATAAAATTTTAAAAATATTTTTTTGCGTTCTTTTGTTCTCCTGCGCTCTTAACGCGCAGGAAATACCCGCCGAACTTTTGGGAGGGATGTTAAAAAGCGATTCATGGGTAATAAAAAGAGATTTACAGCAGGAAATATTTACAGGCAACGTGCGTTTTGACAGCGGCATGTATAAACTTAATGCGGACAAAGTTATATCAAACCGCAAAAATAATACAGTTTCTATCATAGGTAACGCTTACCTTTTTAACAGACTTAAAACCGGTGAAACTATAGAACTTTTTTCCGATAAAATTTTATTTAACACAAAAAACAGAAAAGGTTCCGCCTCTAAAGTGCAAAACCCGGTTAATATTATTTACCAAATGCCCGAAGAATATAAATTAGACATATTGTCAAACTACGCTCATATTGACGGAATAAAAAGCACCATTAACTTAAAAGAAGACGTAAAAATCAAATATACAACCCCTGCAAGTTTTATTTTAGGATATGCCGACAGCGCTTTTATAGACAGAGCTAACAGAAACGCCGTTTTTGAAGGTTCTGTTGAGTTTGATAATACGGAATATACTTTATACGCGGGCAAAGTTTCTTATGAAGGCTCTAAAAATGAAATTACTATTGAAAGGAACTATCCTTTAATTCTTGCCGCAAACGAGGACATAACGGGCGCGCTTCAAAGTGATTTTATAAAAATAAACACACTTACAAAAAAAGTCCACGCGCGGGGGCGGGTAAGCGGCTGGGTTGCCCCTTCAAATTAA